The following coding sequences lie in one Myxococcales bacterium genomic window:
- a CDS encoding sulfite exporter TauE/SafE family protein: MWITAYVWLVLAGLLAGYINAMAGAGSLLTLPALIFSGLGADVANATNRIAVLFQTMATSYTYRRSGVGLRGRDLWICLPAGFGTIAGSYVASQLSAGQMQLVIALVMAAMVPALWLPKSTKVTPYRLGGLPLEWGSGMIFFAIGFYIGFIQAAAGILILLYLGIVRGVSLVYANALKVAITMLLTVLSLAVFVMTHVEIDLKRGLILAVSTAIGGVVGARMAVRRGEGLIRIVLSITIVGGAVKLIADMLR; this comes from the coding sequence GTGTGGATAACAGCCTACGTGTGGCTGGTCTTGGCTGGTCTGCTGGCAGGCTATATCAATGCCATGGCGGGCGCAGGCTCGCTGCTCACGCTCCCTGCCCTGATCTTTTCAGGCCTCGGGGCGGACGTCGCCAATGCCACGAACCGCATTGCGGTTCTCTTCCAAACGATGGCCACGAGCTACACATACCGTCGCTCTGGCGTGGGATTAAGAGGTAGGGATCTGTGGATCTGCCTTCCGGCAGGGTTTGGTACAATCGCGGGCTCCTACGTTGCCAGCCAATTGTCGGCTGGGCAGATGCAGCTCGTGATCGCGCTGGTGATGGCAGCCATGGTGCCTGCCCTCTGGCTTCCGAAATCCACCAAGGTCACGCCTTATCGCCTGGGAGGTCTCCCGCTTGAATGGGGATCCGGCATGATTTTTTTTGCGATCGGATTCTATATCGGATTCATTCAAGCCGCGGCGGGGATATTGATCTTGCTCTATCTCGGCATCGTACGAGGCGTAAGTTTAGTGTATGCCAATGCATTGAAGGTGGCGATAACGATGCTGCTGACGGTTCTGTCGCTGGCGGTTTTCGTAATGACACATGTGGAAATTGATCTCAAGCGCGGGCTAATTTTGGCCGTAAGCACCGCGATTGGGGGCGTGGTTGGAGCCAGAATGGCCGTCAGGAGAGGTGAGGGGCTGATTCGCATTGTGCTCAGCATCACCATTGTTGGCGGCGCCGTTAAACTCATTGCGGACATGCTCCGATAG
- the argS gene encoding arginine--tRNA ligase translates to MRIEQHLEARARAAICECLGVQAPALIRPTQDATLGDYQLNGLLPLSKQLGKPAKELATSVLPGLLKVPTIASATVAGPGFINLTLAPAWIAKQLQDDMGQSRLGVTPADRPMRIVVDFSAPNIAKRMHVGHLRSTILGAALVKLLRMIGHAVIADNHIGDWGTQFGLLLAGMKRTESSDPLRHASVEALERIYQDATALAKSDASFLEEARAELAKLQSGDSENRSIWERLVSISRTELEQLYALLDVSFDYWLGESAYHNMLEPLVNALLEQGIAILDAGAICVFFTEPPELAALKTPLIVRKSDGAFLYATTDIATVKYRYEHFQAEVCLYVVDSRQKLHFKQISAVIAKLGLPVTLKVVDFGSILGADKKPLKTRDGGTIALYALLEEAQARAAEAVKEEGLDVSEQEMLRVARAVGIGAVKYADLRQNRLTDYQFDWDKMISFQGNAGPYLQYAYARVRTLFQKGGLDFDAFEAAPITLAHPSELSLAKQLLRLDEVVHQAAESYLPHVLCDHLYAVARQFSNFYQECPILKAAPKERLSRLSLAKMTALELGMGLELLGIEALERM, encoded by the coding sequence ATGCGTATCGAACAGCATCTGGAAGCACGCGCCCGCGCCGCCATCTGTGAGTGCCTCGGGGTGCAAGCACCCGCGCTTATCCGCCCCACCCAAGACGCGACGCTGGGAGACTACCAGCTGAATGGGCTGCTCCCTCTCAGCAAGCAGCTCGGCAAGCCGGCGAAGGAACTTGCGACGTCTGTCTTGCCAGGGTTGCTGAAAGTGCCGACCATCGCATCGGCCACCGTTGCGGGTCCCGGGTTCATCAACCTCACCCTCGCACCCGCCTGGATTGCAAAGCAGTTACAAGATGACATGGGCCAAAGCCGTCTTGGCGTGACGCCCGCCGATAGGCCCATGCGCATCGTGGTGGACTTCTCCGCTCCCAACATCGCCAAACGCATGCATGTGGGGCACTTGCGATCTACGATTCTGGGCGCAGCCTTGGTGAAGCTCTTGCGCATGATTGGACATGCGGTGATTGCCGATAACCACATTGGAGATTGGGGCACGCAGTTTGGCTTGCTACTGGCTGGCATGAAGCGTACGGAGAGCAGCGACCCGCTCAGGCATGCATCGGTAGAGGCGCTTGAGCGCATCTATCAAGATGCAACTGCGCTCGCCAAGAGCGATGCGAGTTTTTTGGAAGAGGCACGCGCCGAGCTTGCCAAACTCCAAAGCGGCGATAGCGAGAACCGCTCTATCTGGGAACGCTTGGTCAGCATTAGCCGAACTGAGCTCGAGCAACTCTATGCGCTTTTAGACGTGTCCTTTGATTATTGGCTGGGAGAAAGCGCCTATCACAATATGTTAGAGCCCTTGGTCAATGCGCTGCTTGAGCAAGGCATCGCCATTTTGGATGCGGGTGCAATCTGTGTGTTTTTCACTGAACCTCCGGAGTTGGCCGCGCTTAAGACACCACTTATCGTCAGGAAAAGTGACGGCGCGTTTTTGTATGCCACGACCGATATTGCTACGGTGAAATATCGTTACGAGCACTTCCAAGCTGAAGTGTGTCTTTATGTGGTCGACAGCCGTCAGAAACTGCATTTCAAGCAGATCTCTGCAGTTATAGCCAAGCTGGGATTGCCCGTAACACTCAAAGTGGTGGACTTTGGATCGATCTTGGGAGCGGATAAGAAACCGTTAAAAACGCGAGACGGCGGAACGATTGCGCTTTATGCTCTGCTCGAAGAAGCCCAAGCGCGTGCGGCGGAGGCTGTCAAAGAAGAAGGCTTAGACGTGAGCGAGCAGGAGATGCTTCGCGTTGCAAGGGCAGTGGGCATAGGGGCCGTGAAGTATGCCGATCTGCGTCAAAATCGCCTGACCGACTACCAGTTCGACTGGGACAAAATGATCTCATTTCAGGGTAATGCCGGACCTTACCTGCAGTACGCGTATGCCCGGGTGCGCACGTTGTTTCAAAAAGGTGGTCTCGACTTTGACGCGTTCGAGGCTGCGCCTATCACACTGGCTCATCCGAGTGAACTCTCATTGGCCAAGCAGTTATTACGCTTAGACGAGGTGGTGCATCAAGCGGCTGAAAGCTACCTTCCGCATGTGTTATGTGATCATTTGTATGCCGTGGCGCGTCAATTCAGTAATTTCTATCAGGAATGCCCCATCCTTAAAGCCGCGCCTAAAGAACGGCTGAGCCGCTTGAGCCTGGCGAAGATGACGGCGCTTGAGCTCGGCATGGGACTTGAGTTACTGGGGATCGAAGCGCTTGAGCGCATGTGA
- a CDS encoding sterol desaturase family protein: MLPKASPDSPPMFSNKLLDLFSRTHPAAVPIIYVPIAMGLFWYGAVHRAVGVPLSLAGFAAGLFIWTFVEYWAHRKFFHWIPNNAFGHRMHFILHGVHHDWPNDRYRLVMPPGASLAALPFFFAAFWLLLREHSYATFSGFIVGYMAYDLLHYYIHHFAPQHPWFKKLRRHHMIHHFKHEAQHRKFGVSSTLWDHVFRTY, translated from the coding sequence ATGCTTCCGAAAGCCAGCCCAGATTCGCCCCCGATGTTCAGCAATAAGCTGTTGGACCTCTTTTCTCGCACGCATCCTGCGGCAGTTCCCATTATTTACGTCCCGATTGCAATGGGGCTTTTTTGGTATGGGGCCGTCCACAGGGCTGTGGGGGTACCTCTTTCTTTGGCGGGATTTGCCGCCGGCCTGTTTATATGGACATTTGTCGAATACTGGGCCCACCGCAAATTCTTTCACTGGATCCCCAACAACGCGTTTGGCCATCGCATGCATTTCATTTTGCATGGGGTCCATCATGACTGGCCCAATGATCGATACCGCCTCGTGATGCCTCCTGGCGCCAGCTTGGCTGCGCTCCCATTTTTCTTTGCCGCCTTTTGGCTCTTGCTGAGGGAGCACAGTTACGCAACTTTCTCAGGTTTTATCGTAGGGTACATGGCCTACGACTTGCTCCATTACTATATCCACCACTTTGCGCCCCAGCACCCGTGGTTCAAGAAGCTCAGGCGCCATCACATGATTCACCACTTCAAGCACGAGGCTCAACACCGGAAATTCGGCGTCTCCTCGACGTTGTGGGATCACGTGTTTCGCACGTACTGA
- a CDS encoding transglycosylase SLT domain-containing protein, producing the protein MRQRILCLLMGLLATSWGVGEVRAEGRDRAKLLARAMRGALVLNHKRYAEEPVFVRHCRDARAGCTARLEAFSHYFEEAGNRHHVDPWLLAAMAFRESSLNPFATGALGERGLLQMHPKSPWGRQVRFVKDSQFRARCTRQTGACQKELIERATDLLARSLRLCDGDVSAALGSYNTGRCGGNPDYAKKVLETRNALRGSVGLGPVAPKEVPFQPLQASFGQPSPLVY; encoded by the coding sequence ATGCGACAACGTATTCTTTGCTTACTGATGGGATTGCTAGCCACGTCATGGGGTGTGGGCGAGGTCCGGGCCGAGGGCCGCGACCGCGCGAAGCTGTTGGCACGAGCCATGCGGGGGGCACTGGTGCTCAACCACAAGAGGTACGCCGAGGAGCCGGTGTTTGTGCGGCACTGTCGCGATGCCCGAGCCGGGTGCACAGCAAGACTTGAGGCTTTCTCGCACTATTTCGAGGAGGCGGGCAACCGTCACCACGTGGACCCGTGGTTGCTCGCGGCGATGGCGTTTCGCGAAAGCAGCTTAAACCCGTTTGCAACCGGCGCATTGGGAGAGCGGGGCCTATTGCAAATGCATCCCAAGAGCCCGTGGGGAAGACAGGTTCGCTTCGTCAAGGACTCCCAGTTCCGCGCCCGATGCACCCGCCAGACCGGCGCCTGCCAAAAGGAGTTGATTGAAAGAGCCACCGATCTCTTGGCCCGTTCGCTGCGCCTTTGCGACGGGGACGTCTCAGCGGCCTTGGGCTCCTACAACACAGGGCGGTGTGGCGGCAATCCGGACTACGCCAAGAAGGTGCTCGAAACTCGAAATGCCCTGAGAGGAAGCGTGGGGCTTGGACCCGTCGCACCTAAGGAGGTGCCCTTTCAGCCACTTCAAGCCTCCTTCGGGCAGCCTTCGCCACTCGTATACTGA
- a CDS encoding metalloregulator ArsR/SmtB family transcription factor has protein sequence MHIVIESAFEHPSSRSNEPPRWVLYRTLADPLRLRLLALIHREEFTLGELTQLVDEPQPTVSRHISQLRSRGLIKIRKEGTRAFATLVKPLAADPVLKDALLNGARLCEGDGSFDRIGPLLAQREDAAREFFRTFQGRPHVETLSPIMELHLAALRPLMGRTQLAIDVGTGDGARLELLAPLFTRVIGVDREPTRLLGVEKRMRTLGHAHVELCCAEYTDEGLRAAIFGHGGADVVFATRVLHHAARPASAMGALADMARSGGRVVVVDYQPHQDESLRGEADVWLGFEAPELRRLAETAGLKNIDVLPLATPRGFKGADAHLKWQMLSGTKE, from the coding sequence ATGCATATAGTGATCGAATCCGCATTTGAACACCCCAGCAGCCGATCGAACGAGCCCCCGCGCTGGGTGCTTTATCGCACGCTGGCTGACCCGCTCAGGCTCCGTCTATTGGCGCTGATCCACCGGGAAGAATTCACGCTCGGGGAACTGACCCAGCTCGTGGACGAGCCTCAGCCGACAGTCTCTCGGCACATTTCTCAGCTTCGCTCACGAGGTCTCATCAAGATTCGCAAGGAAGGTACCCGTGCGTTTGCGACTTTGGTCAAGCCGCTTGCTGCCGACCCGGTACTAAAAGACGCCTTGCTCAACGGCGCCCGGCTCTGTGAAGGCGACGGGAGCTTCGATCGGATTGGCCCACTCCTTGCCCAGAGGGAGGATGCGGCACGGGAGTTTTTTCGCACGTTTCAGGGCCGACCTCACGTAGAAACGCTTTCGCCCATCATGGAACTCCACCTGGCTGCTCTTCGGCCACTGATGGGCCGGACACAGCTTGCGATCGATGTGGGGACGGGGGATGGCGCACGCCTTGAATTACTCGCACCTCTGTTTACACGGGTAATTGGCGTGGATCGGGAGCCCACACGTCTGCTCGGCGTCGAAAAGCGCATGCGGACGCTCGGGCATGCCCATGTCGAGCTATGTTGCGCCGAATACACCGACGAGGGGCTGCGGGCGGCGATTTTCGGCCACGGCGGCGCCGATGTCGTGTTCGCCACCCGAGTGCTTCATCATGCCGCAAGGCCCGCTTCGGCCATGGGGGCCCTCGCCGACATGGCGCGATCAGGCGGCCGTGTCGTTGTTGTCGACTATCAGCCTCATCAGGACGAATCCCTGAGGGGCGAGGCCGATGTTTGGCTAGGGTTTGAGGCACCCGAGCTTCGACGCCTCGCCGAAACTGCTGGCTTAAAGAATATTGATGTTTTACCCCTCGCCACTCCCCGAGGTTTTAAGGGAGCCGATGCGCACCTCAAATGGCAAATGCTAAGCGGAACAAAGGAGTAG
- a CDS encoding adenosylhomocysteinase — translation MSKEHTYKVADLSLADWGRKEIAIAETEMPGLMALRKEYADAKPLSGARIAGCLHMTVQTAVLIETLTELGAEVTWTSCNIFSTQDHAAAAIAKSGVPVFAWKGETEEEYNWCIEQQLHAFKGGKAPNLLLDDGGDLTQVVHAKYPQMFKGADGIRGLSEETTTGVHRLYDMEKNNTLATVAINVNDSVTKSKFDNLYGCRESLIDGIKRATDVMIAGKIAVVCGYGDVGKGCAQALQAFGARVVITEIDPICALQAAMEGFDVRTMQDVAHTGDIFVTATGCSDVITGEHMKAMKNEAIVCNIGHFDSEIQMSYLENNPEIGEENIKPQVDHFIFPDGKKIIVLARGRLVNLGCATGHPSFVMSNSFSNQVLAQLSLWTEPDKYQKGKVYVLPKHLDEKVAALHLGQLGARLTTLTSAQAQYLGIPIEGPFKPDYYRY, via the coding sequence ATGTCAAAAGAGCACACATACAAAGTCGCGGACCTATCGTTGGCCGATTGGGGCCGGAAAGAAATCGCGATTGCCGAAACCGAAATGCCAGGCCTGATGGCATTGCGCAAGGAATACGCCGATGCCAAGCCGCTTAGTGGCGCGCGTATCGCGGGTTGTTTGCACATGACGGTGCAGACGGCTGTCTTGATTGAAACCCTGACGGAGTTGGGCGCCGAGGTGACGTGGACCAGCTGCAATATTTTTTCCACGCAGGATCACGCTGCTGCTGCCATCGCCAAAAGCGGGGTGCCGGTATTTGCGTGGAAGGGTGAGACCGAAGAAGAGTACAACTGGTGTATCGAGCAACAGCTTCATGCCTTCAAAGGCGGCAAGGCGCCCAACTTGTTATTGGACGACGGCGGTGACTTGACCCAAGTGGTACACGCCAAGTATCCGCAGATGTTCAAGGGGGCCGATGGAATTCGCGGCTTGTCCGAGGAAACCACGACGGGCGTTCACCGTCTCTATGACATGGAAAAGAACAACACTTTGGCCACCGTCGCCATCAATGTGAATGATTCGGTGACCAAATCGAAATTCGATAACTTGTATGGCTGCCGCGAATCGCTGATCGATGGCATCAAGCGCGCCACAGACGTCATGATCGCCGGCAAGATCGCCGTTGTGTGTGGCTATGGCGATGTGGGTAAAGGCTGTGCACAGGCGCTCCAGGCGTTTGGCGCGCGTGTGGTGATCACGGAGATCGATCCCATTTGTGCGCTCCAAGCCGCGATGGAGGGCTTTGATGTCCGAACTATGCAAGACGTGGCACACACCGGTGACATCTTTGTGACTGCCACCGGTTGCAGCGACGTGATTACCGGCGAACATATGAAGGCGATGAAGAACGAAGCGATCGTATGCAATATCGGGCACTTCGACTCAGAGATCCAAATGAGCTATTTGGAGAACAATCCGGAAATCGGCGAAGAGAACATCAAACCGCAAGTCGACCACTTCATCTTCCCGGATGGAAAGAAAATCATCGTGCTCGCGCGCGGTCGGCTCGTCAATCTGGGGTGCGCCACGGGACACCCAAGTTTTGTGATGTCCAACTCGTTTAGCAACCAGGTCTTGGCGCAGCTTTCTCTTTGGACCGAACCTGATAAATATCAAAAGGGAAAAGTCTACGTGTTGCCCAAGCACCTGGACGAAAAAGTCGCGGCTCTGCACTTAGGGCAACTGGGCGCTAGGCTGACCACGCTCACCTCCGCTCAAGCACAGTACCTGGGCATTCCGATCGAAGGTCCCTTCAAACCGGACTACTACCGCTACTGA
- a CDS encoding tetratricopeptide repeat protein produces MTQDRTKTLENAQKYAAKGLYDRAIAEFKKVLETNPKDIRTLLKIGDLYTRKGDRDEAIESYHHVAQHYAQQGFFLKAVAVYKQILKLDARRIDVAMRLAEMYKQLALVNDALQTYEDIAAQHIEAGNHPQAMATFALMVDLDPTNVPVRIKYAESLSQAGSILAAAEQFEAGAQLLKEQNRTDDYIKVCERLLFHRSDDTALAHEIASLYLRKNEPKAALSKLQLCFSRNPNDPETLSLLAAAFQAIGQEEKAISVYRELANVYQHKNKLKERADVLGKILALDPHDENAQQALAGYAPSGLSPRFPSYAPRTAEQPVDLDAIDDDEVELLEEDETFDGPPSDIFAHPAMAAAGISPAIAKEAQIARLMTECGVYENYGLKAEVTKQLLRVLEIAPSHMEAREKLKEIYLEAGNIDEAITQLDHLAKACEATDPARAQIYREEAASLSPRGDASAPPQPISGRLMQEEHTDVTAHDGALAHIRKELSATRRNLASLPLPHAERAVSSAAAPAYAPPGRPLIEDSRLRPLTPMEFEALPVAQSVPPRAVSIGNSGSLRVEQALDEAEFYLVQGLYEETLQALQDLLNAYPKNRLVLSRLEEAKALAASIEDSSPLIVVDSTDQTAALTEQLAEEVFPEETDSGMQALEVNNALRQIRRGIQEQLSAEDTDTHFDLGIAYKEMALYDDAIEEFKICMKNPARECNASTMIGICFKEKGQLTEAIKNFKRGLHAEQKTKEEELGLFYELGLAYEALGDSGEAVYYFSEVIKRQRDFRNAARKIEELEGKSPL; encoded by the coding sequence GTGACCCAAGACCGCACCAAGACGCTTGAGAACGCGCAGAAATACGCCGCAAAGGGCTTGTACGATCGCGCTATCGCCGAGTTTAAAAAGGTCTTGGAAACCAATCCGAAAGACATTCGAACGCTGCTGAAGATTGGCGATCTTTACACACGCAAAGGTGATCGCGACGAAGCGATAGAAAGCTACCATCATGTAGCTCAACATTACGCACAACAGGGTTTTTTCTTAAAAGCCGTTGCGGTTTACAAACAGATTCTCAAACTTGACGCGCGCAGAATCGATGTGGCAATGCGGCTGGCTGAAATGTACAAACAGCTAGCGCTGGTTAACGACGCTCTTCAGACCTATGAGGATATCGCTGCTCAGCACATCGAAGCAGGCAATCACCCCCAAGCGATGGCGACTTTTGCCCTTATGGTGGATCTCGATCCGACCAACGTCCCTGTACGAATTAAGTATGCGGAATCACTCTCACAGGCAGGCAGCATTCTGGCCGCTGCGGAGCAGTTCGAAGCGGGTGCGCAGCTTTTGAAGGAACAGAACCGGACAGACGACTATATCAAAGTGTGTGAGCGCTTGCTTTTTCATAGGTCGGACGACACGGCGCTGGCACACGAAATCGCGTCGCTTTATTTGAGAAAGAACGAACCTAAAGCGGCCTTATCGAAATTGCAGCTCTGCTTTAGCAGAAACCCAAACGACCCCGAGACGTTGTCACTGCTGGCGGCGGCATTTCAGGCTATTGGACAAGAGGAAAAGGCCATCTCAGTGTACAGAGAGCTGGCAAACGTTTATCAGCATAAAAATAAGCTTAAAGAGCGGGCTGACGTGTTAGGGAAAATTTTGGCTCTTGACCCTCACGACGAGAATGCCCAACAAGCCCTCGCAGGTTATGCTCCGTCGGGGTTATCTCCGCGTTTCCCGAGTTATGCGCCAAGAACAGCTGAACAACCGGTAGACCTCGATGCCATCGACGACGACGAAGTTGAGCTGTTGGAAGAAGACGAAACGTTTGACGGCCCCCCAAGCGACATTTTCGCCCATCCCGCCATGGCAGCGGCTGGTATATCGCCCGCCATCGCCAAAGAGGCACAGATCGCCCGACTGATGACCGAGTGTGGCGTTTACGAAAACTATGGTCTCAAGGCAGAAGTGACCAAGCAGCTTTTGCGCGTATTAGAAATCGCGCCTTCCCATATGGAGGCACGTGAAAAGCTCAAAGAGATCTATCTTGAAGCGGGAAATATAGACGAAGCCATCACACAGCTCGATCACCTGGCAAAGGCATGTGAAGCAACGGATCCTGCACGCGCTCAAATCTATAGAGAGGAAGCGGCCTCGCTTTCGCCACGCGGTGACGCCTCTGCGCCTCCTCAGCCCATATCAGGCCGGCTCATGCAAGAGGAGCACACAGATGTGACCGCGCACGACGGCGCTTTGGCCCATATACGCAAGGAACTCTCTGCTACACGCCGAAACTTGGCCTCCCTTCCACTTCCGCACGCCGAGCGTGCCGTTTCCTCCGCGGCGGCGCCGGCCTATGCCCCGCCCGGGCGCCCTTTGATCGAGGATTCTCGGCTCCGGCCGCTGACGCCCATGGAGTTCGAGGCACTGCCCGTTGCCCAGAGCGTGCCACCTAGAGCGGTATCAATCGGGAACTCTGGTAGTCTTAGGGTGGAACAGGCCCTCGATGAGGCAGAGTTTTATTTGGTCCAAGGTCTCTACGAGGAAACCCTTCAAGCGCTGCAAGATCTGCTAAACGCTTACCCGAAAAACCGGCTGGTGCTATCCCGACTGGAGGAGGCGAAAGCGCTCGCGGCATCCATCGAAGACTCCTCTCCCTTAATCGTCGTCGATTCCACGGATCAGACTGCAGCGCTAACGGAGCAATTGGCGGAGGAGGTTTTTCCTGAAGAAACTGATTCGGGCATGCAGGCTTTAGAGGTCAACAATGCACTGCGCCAAATTCGGCGAGGCATTCAAGAGCAACTGAGTGCTGAAGACACCGACACGCACTTCGACTTGGGCATCGCATACAAAGAGATGGCCTTATACGACGACGCTATCGAAGAGTTTAAGATTTGCATGAAAAATCCGGCCCGCGAATGCAATGCCTCCACCATGATTGGCATTTGTTTCAAGGAGAAGGGCCAGCTCACCGAGGCCATCAAAAATTTCAAACGGGGGTTACACGCCGAGCAGAAAACCAAAGAAGAGGAGCTAGGCCTTTTTTACGAACTGGGGCTGGCCTATGAAGCGTTGGGCGATTCCGGAGAAGCCGTCTATTATTTCTCGGAAGTCATCAAGCGCCAACGGGATTTTCGTAACGCCGCACGGAAAATCGAAGAGCTCGAGGGCAAATCGCCTCTTTAA
- the accC gene encoding acetyl-CoA carboxylase biotin carboxylase subunit, giving the protein MFKKILIANRGEIALRIIRACRELQIPTVAVHSEVDENALHVRFADESVCIGPASPALSYLNIPAIIAAAEITGADAIHPGYGFLSENSEFATVCGDCGLTFIGPTPENMQQWGDKIQARQLAERLGLPLSKGSGLLRDVQDAVAQAKAIGYPVMLKAAGGGGGRGMQIVRSNENMLRVFASARAEALAGFRNGDLYCERFVEEPRHIEFQVVCDTQRNVRVLGERECTIQRRHQKLLEEAPSVAVSAELRNDMASTISRAMRESGYVSLGTLEFLMDEKGSLSFMEMNTRVQVEHPVTELITGVDLVTEQILIAAGQVTSIPDGLLSPRGHAIECRINAEDPQTFAPSPGLIHEYHPPGGAGIRVDSGVYGGWRVPSHYDSLLFKVIAHSRNRTDAIARMRRALSETIVSGIRTNVRLHQFILQNPDFVSGKFSTRFIDQCGLSSIAALNIDFPLHS; this is encoded by the coding sequence ATGTTCAAGAAAATCTTGATTGCAAACCGCGGCGAAATTGCCCTGCGCATCATTCGAGCATGTCGTGAACTGCAAATCCCCACCGTCGCCGTCCATAGCGAAGTCGATGAGAACGCTTTACATGTACGTTTTGCCGATGAGTCCGTATGCATCGGCCCTGCATCCCCCGCGTTAAGCTATTTGAACATTCCCGCCATCATCGCCGCAGCGGAAATAACTGGTGCCGACGCCATCCACCCTGGTTATGGTTTTCTTTCAGAAAATTCCGAGTTTGCGACGGTATGCGGCGATTGCGGTCTTACCTTCATAGGACCGACTCCAGAAAACATGCAGCAGTGGGGCGATAAGATCCAGGCGCGACAACTGGCTGAACGGCTTGGACTTCCATTATCCAAAGGCAGTGGATTACTGCGCGATGTGCAGGACGCCGTGGCCCAAGCCAAAGCCATCGGTTATCCGGTCATGCTGAAGGCGGCCGGTGGTGGCGGCGGCCGAGGCATGCAAATCGTTCGCAGCAACGAAAACATGTTACGCGTGTTTGCTTCGGCGCGGGCTGAAGCGTTGGCTGGGTTTCGCAACGGTGATCTCTACTGCGAGCGATTCGTGGAAGAACCACGTCATATCGAGTTCCAGGTGGTGTGCGACACACAACGCAATGTCCGTGTTCTTGGCGAGCGTGAGTGCACGATTCAGCGCCGTCATCAAAAGCTGTTGGAGGAGGCGCCCAGTGTTGCAGTGTCAGCGGAACTGCGCAATGACATGGCCTCGACCATCAGCCGCGCCATGCGTGAAAGCGGTTATGTTTCCCTGGGTACATTAGAGTTCCTGATGGACGAAAAGGGCTCGCTCAGTTTCATGGAAATGAACACCCGCGTCCAAGTGGAACATCCGGTGACTGAGCTCATTACCGGTGTGGATCTCGTGACAGAACAAATTCTCATAGCAGCCGGACAAGTCACCTCCATTCCGGACGGCCTACTCTCGCCACGGGGTCACGCCATTGAATGCCGTATCAATGCCGAGGATCCCCAAACGTTTGCGCCTTCACCCGGCTTGATTCACGAATATCACCCTCCTGGCGGCGCAGGGATACGGGTCGATAGTGGCGTATATGGTGGCTGGCGCGTGCCGTCTCATTACGACTCACTTCTGTTTAAGGTCATCGCGCATTCCCGTAACCGCACGGACGCCATCGCGAGAATGCGTCGGGCCTTGAGCGAGACCATCGTGTCGGGGATTCGAACCAACGTCAGGCTTCATCAGTTCATACTCCAAAATCCCGACTTCGTGTCAGGTAAGTTCTCCACACGTTTTATCGATCAATGCGGCTTATCGAGCATCGCCGCCCTAAACATAGACTTCCCACTACATTCGTAA
- the accB gene encoding acetyl-CoA carboxylase biotin carboxyl carrier protein, producing the protein MDLKQLKELMRAIRQLDIAELEIKRGEESVRLRRETTISQASRPVLGSSVLPPDTSSLPPTSSPKVATKEDPSIAYITSPFVGTFYAAPAPDAPAFVEVNHDFKAGEVLCIVEAMKLMNEIEADCDGTLLEVLADNGKPVEYGDKLFRFRKR; encoded by the coding sequence ATCGATTTAAAACAGCTTAAGGAATTGATGCGCGCCATTCGCCAACTGGATATCGCCGAGCTTGAGATCAAGCGTGGAGAAGAATCGGTGCGGCTACGACGCGAAACCACCATATCCCAAGCCTCGCGGCCTGTCCTCGGGTCCTCAGTATTGCCTCCCGATACGTCTTCGTTGCCGCCCACGAGTTCCCCCAAAGTAGCGACCAAAGAAGACCCAAGCATTGCTTACATCACATCACCCTTTGTCGGTACGTTTTATGCCGCGCCGGCGCCGGACGCTCCAGCGTTCGTGGAGGTGAACCACGATTTTAAAGCAGGCGAAGTGCTATGTATTGTCGAAGCCATGAAGCTCATGAACGAAATCGAGGCCGATTGTGACGGCACCCTGTTAGAGGTGCTTGCGGACAATGGGAAGCCCGTCGAATACGGGGATAAACTATTCAGGTTTCGTAAACGGTAG